Proteins encoded by one window of Bactrocera oleae isolate idBacOlea1 chromosome 4, idBacOlea1, whole genome shotgun sequence:
- the cnn gene encoding centrosomin isoform X2, producing the protein MSDNMRVNSSKERADAEMVNAAAAAGSHPDVDEEISVIQNMTSFLLEHGGAEVDSKVLRTIAEALSKRLNDTSPSTLKDVTMEHSYGVGFPCVSLQGHGTTSPPVQGRSVREFEEQMASLRKENFNLKLRLYFLEESVPGYHQANAEGHESLMKQLIETKVEIEILRKELEQKQELLKEAAQAMNHMEEIQKETEMKGQAFIEELKQKIQFLEMERDLDKTQQSGFMNDLLGHSEISENVNTLQKIRELEGMVTQSESKIMSMQTQNNKFEEIIAKRDETIKEYEEKVKELAFQNAELLEMMENKEKDMANIELNLKSLRLCNADLKEDNSSLIEALKSTQDNFHKEFSNMKVCEKRMREQQDALSQMQRELKEKKIALADKLCELDDTQQELVKLRKSYDTACRTLQQLLQREKNQQQDGGNRALSDSEALQNHLQKCDHENTIKNLEAEVKKKTAALQNLVNNELWQKNREIERLTKLLNANTTSPLSPTAARKNLESLQLQQSFTESDYAKALEHNKLLQRKVDVLNQRLISGRSNEALIEELRSEARTARAEADNAETCRRAYAKVFGALSDRLYELAGFLNSLMKHKEVLSFLSTDRRRAMRTAVDCSLDLSTSIRETLTTGDQSFEGLSNLSRLLLDDDEHEVVGLTNKTFNSHENMPARHSFDVLRSENKALRKILDSRRSCGGTADYTKDVKDRRSLPPFLLDNLSESEAWSEPDRQVSMARIGLEEHGAAAANVSAKDAISKQTPATADTDSESESDALQQSRTTKLRNQERIMQLEKLIAQRDERILMVQFQLVEADNNLKKESLRAITLTQEVEQLRQRNEELITDLIAIGSEQSNNSTAANNSSLIQRQIDEKTRAVEQLQGERDRIAVEARLAEMQVGALKADIEDIKQKYEIQLKLASEKQRKRLDTLKHELEELMQQRLKEQERIHKDMLTREWTMRTTYEECKAQLTELQTQYIESQRTIDYLTDNEQELKQTLITSEMEVRSLKKQLDESVLQASKFITERTKLCNEKLQLEKRLMDLQQQLSAAEIQHTTTTQRVTELEALQQTLSEQLAQAQAALAAKRLNASDASQSGYASDEVQKSSTKRESNSSPDLGIHSDTGRVSSVELSNLQHSLLKTVPMPSAGEKVTKEDIKYSKQDKSNMNAFASKRPQHSSSSDLGIESDTGRISSMDIKNESPTRTETDDSNTENKMSVANVNMSATTANAGTHPIHDCIKVEQENAELRRKLVQTKRAFEETYKKLHIANQRKETFQKEIKDQILKTKNVLKYARLHMAKVQQPNAPHHHQTDAHEQETQQQQKQHHHHQQQQQQLSYRRGY; encoded by the exons CACGAGTCCGAGCACACTGAAGGATGTTACAATGGAGCATTCAT ATGGTGTTGGATTTCCGTGTGTCAGCCTACAGGGTCACGGCACGACCTCGCCGCCGGTGCAGGGTCGCTCCGTGCGCGAATTCGAAGAGCAAATGGCATCGCTGCGCAAGGAGAATTTCAATTTGAAGCTGCGTTTATATTTTCTCGAAGAGAGTGTGCCCGGTTATCATCAAGCGAATGCCGAGGGTCATGAGTCGCTTATGAAGCAGCTGATCGAAACAAAg gttgaaattgaaattttacgtAAGGAACTGGAACAGAAACAGGAGTTACTGAAGGAAGCTGCGCAGGCCATGAATCACATGGAGGAGATACAGAAAGAAACTGAGATGAAGGGGCAGGCGTTTATTGAAGAACTCAAGCAGAAGATACAGTTTTTGGAg ATGGAACGCGATTTGGATAAGACTCAGCAAAGCGGTTTTATGAATGATTTGCTTGGACATTCAGAGATTTCGGAAAATGTCAATACTTTACAAAAA ATACGTGAGCTTGAGGGCATGGTCACACAGTCGGAGAGTAAAATTATGTCAATGCAAACACAGAACAACAAGTTTGAAGAGATTATTGCGAAGCGTGATGAGACAATCAAGGAATATGAGGAGAAAGTAAAGGAACTAGCTTTCCAAAATGCTGAACTCTTGGAGATGATGGAGAACAAGGAAAAGGATATGGCGAATATTGAG CTTAATTTGAAAAGTCTACGTCTGTGTAATGCCGATTTGAAGGAAGATAACAGTAGTTTAATTGAAGCATTGAAGTCCACACAAGATAACTTCCATAAAgagttttcaaatatgaaaGTATGCGAAAAGCGCATGCGCGAACAACAAGATGCATTAAGCCAAATGCAA CGCGAATTAAAGGAAAAGAAGATCGCGTTGGCCGATAAGCTGTGTGAGTTGGACGATACGCAACAGGAGTTGGTGAAGCTGCGCAAAAGCTATGACACCGCCTGTCGTACGCTGCAACAGTTGCTGCAACGCGAGAAGAATCAGCAACAAGATGGCGGCAATCGTGCATTGAGCGACTCAGAGGCTTTGCAAAATCACTTGCAGAAATGCGATCATGAAAATACGATCAAGAATCTTGAAGCCGAAGTCAAGAAGAAGACTGCTGCCTTGCAG AATCTAGTCAACAATGAACTTTGGCAAAAGAATCGCGAAATCGAACGCCTCACAAAACTCCTCAACGCCAATACGACATCACCACTCTCACCAACCGCCGCCCGCAAGAATCTTGAGTCCCTACAATTGCAGCAATCATTCACAGAAAGTGACTACGCCAAAGCGCTGGAGCATAACAAACTACTGCAACGTAAAGTGGATGTGCTAAATCAGCGTTTGATCAGTGGACGTAGCAATGAAGCGCTGATCGAAGAATTGCGCTCGGAAGCGCGCACAGCACGTGCCGAAGCCGACAATGCAGAAACGTGTCGACGCGCCTATGCCAAAGTCTTTGGTGCGCTATCGGATCGTCTCTACGAGTTGGCCGGTTTCCTCAATTCGCTTATGAAGCACAAGGAGGTGTTGAGCTTCCTGTCAACGGATCGCCGACGTGCCATGCGCACAGCTGTTGACTGCAGTCTCGATTTGTCGACGAGCATACGTGAGACACTGACGACGGGCGATCAAAGCTTTGAAGGTTTAAGCAATTTATCGCGCCTGCTTTTGGACGACGATGAACATGAAGTTGTTGGACTCACCAATAAGACATTCAATTCACACGAAAACATGCCTGCGCGTCACTCCTTTGATGTTCTGCGCTCGGAGAACAAGGCATTGCGTAAGATATTGGATAGTCGTCGCAGTTGTGGTGGCACTGCAGACTATACGAAGGATGTCAAAGATCGACGCTCATTGCCACCATTCTTGTTGGATAATCTAAGCGAATCGGAGGCGTGGTCCGAGCCAGATCGGCAAGTGTCGATGGCGCGCATTGGACTGGAGGAGCACGGCGCGGCAGCTGCAAATGTCTCAGCGAAGGATGCGATCAGCAAGCAAACACCAGCAACGGCCGACACCGACAGCGAGAGCGAAAGTGATGCGCTGCAACAGAGCCGCACAACAAAACTGCGCAATCAGGAGCGTATTATGCAGCTGGAGAAGTTGATTGCACAGCGTGATGAGCGCATATTGATGGTGCAGTTTCAACTGGTCGAGGCGGACAACAATCTGAAGAAGGAATCTCTGCGTGCCATAACGCTGACGCAAGAAGTCGAGCAGTTGCGTCAACGCAATGAAGAATTAATAACCGATCTGATTGCGATCGGTAGTGAGCAGTCCAACAATAGCACCGCCGCCAACAACAGCTCGCTAATACAGCGGCAGATTGATGAAAAAACGCGCGCCGTCGAACAATTGCAAGGGGAGCGTGATCGCATTGCGGTGGAGGCGCGACTCGCCGAAATGCAAGTGGGCGCGCTAAAGGCCGACATTGAAGACATCAAGCAGAAGTATGAAATACAATTGAAGTTGGCCAGCGAAAAACAGCGTAAGCGCTTGGATACACTAAAGCATGAATTGGAGGAGCTGATGCAACAACGCCTGAAGGAACAAGAGCGCATACACAAAGACATGTTGACGCGTGAATGGACTATGCGCACCACTTACGAAGAATGCAAAGCGCAACTAACCGAATTGCAGACACAATACATTGAGTCACAACGCACTATCGACTATCTGACGGACAACGAGCAAGAGCTCAAACAAACGCTGATCACCAGCGAAATGGAAGTGCGCAGCCTCAAAAAGCAATTGGATGAAAGCGTACTGCAAGCATCCAAATTTATTACCGAACGTACAAAACTGTGCAATGagaagttgcaattggagaaacGTTTAATGGACTTGCAACAACAGCTGAGCGCTGCTGAAATACAACACACGACCACAACACAGCGTGTCACAGAACTGGAAGCACTGCAGCAAACATTAAGCGAACAATTGGCGCAAGCACAAGCAGCCTTGGCAGCTAAACGTTTGAATGCCAGCGATGCATCACAGTCGGGCTATGCCTCGGACGAAGTGCAGAAGTCGAGCACGAAACGTGAAAGCAATTCGTCGCCCGATTTGGGTATACACAGCGATACGGGACGTGTGTCGAGTGTGGAATTGTCCAATTTGCAGCACTCGCTGCTAAAGACTGTGCCCATGCCGAGCGCTGGTGAGAAGGTCACGAAGGAAG ATATCAAATACAGCAAACAGGATAAGAGCAACATGAACGCATTCGCGAGCAAACGCCCACAACACAGTTCATCCTCTGATCTGGGTATTGAGAGCGATACGGGACGCATCTCCAGCATGGATATCAAAAATG AATCCCCAACCCGCACAGAGACGGATGACAGCAACACAGAGAATAAGATGAGTGTGGCCAATGTAAATATGAGTGCCACCACCGCCAACGCAGGCACCCACCCCATACACGATTGCATTAAGGTAGAACAAGAAAATGCCGAATTGCGACGCAAACTCGTACAAACGAAGCGCGCATTCGAAGAGACATATAAGAAATTGCACATAGCAAATCAGCGTAAAGAAACCTTCCAGAAAGAGATTAAAGATCAAATActaaaaacgaaaaatgtaCTAAAATATGCGCGCCTACATATGGCTAAAGTGCAGCAACCTAATGCACCGCATCATCATCAAACAGATGCACATGAGCAagaaacacaacaacagcaaaaacaacatcatcatcatcagcaacaacaacagcaac ttAGCTATCGCAGAGGATATTGA
- the cnn gene encoding centrosomin isoform X1 — translation MSDNMRVNSSKERADAEMVNAAAAAGSHPDVDEEISVIQNMTSFLLEHGGAEVDSKVLRTIAEALSKRLNDTSPSTLKDVTMEHSYGVGFPCVSLQGHGTTSPPVQGRSVREFEEQMASLRKENFNLKLRLYFLEESVPGYHQANAEGHESLMKQLIETKVEIEILRKELEQKQELLKEAAQAMNHMEEIQKETEMKGQAFIEELKQKIQFLEMERDLDKTQQSGFMNDLLGHSEISENVNTLQKIRELEGMVTQSESKIMSMQTQNNKFEEIIAKRDETIKEYEEKVKELAFQNAELLEMMENKEKDMANIELNLKSLRLCNADLKEDNSSLIEALKSTQDNFHKEFSNMKVCEKRMREQQDALSQMQRELKEKKIALADKLCELDDTQQELVKLRKSYDTACRTLQQLLQREKNQQQDGGNRALSDSEALQNHLQKCDHENTIKNLEAEVKKKTAALQNLVNNELWQKNREIERLTKLLNANTTSPLSPTAARKNLESLQLQQSFTESDYAKALEHNKLLQRKVDVLNQRLISGRSNEALIEELRSEARTARAEADNAETCRRAYAKVFGALSDRLYELAGFLNSLMKHKEVLSFLSTDRRRAMRTAVDCSLDLSTSIRETLTTGDQSFEGLSNLSRLLLDDDEHEVVGLTNKTFNSHENMPARHSFDVLRSENKALRKILDSRRSCGGTADYTKDVKDRRSLPPFLLDNLSESEAWSEPDRQVSMARIGLEEHGAAAANVSAKDAISKQTPATADTDSESESDALQQSRTTKLRNQERIMQLEKLIAQRDERILMVQFQLVEADNNLKKESLRAITLTQEVEQLRQRNEELITDLIAIGSEQSNNSTAANNSSLIQRQIDEKTRAVEQLQGERDRIAVEARLAEMQVGALKADIEDIKQKYEIQLKLASEKQRKRLDTLKHELEELMQQRLKEQERIHKDMLTREWTMRTTYEECKAQLTELQTQYIESQRTIDYLTDNEQELKQTLITSEMEVRSLKKQLDESVLQASKFITERTKLCNEKLQLEKRLMDLQQQLSAAEIQHTTTTQRVTELEALQQTLSEQLAQAQAALAAKRLNASDASQSGYASDEVQKSSTKRESNSSPDLGIHSDTGRVSSVELSNLQHSLLKTVPMPSAGEKVTKEDIKYSKQDKSNMNAFASKRPQHSSSSDLGIESDTGRISSMDIKNESPTRTETDDSNTENKMSVANVNMSATTANAGTHPIHDCIKVEQENAELRRKLVQTKRAFEETYKKLHIANQRKETFQKEIKDQILKTKNVLKYARLHMAKVQQPNAPHHHQTDAHEQETQQQQKQHHHHQQQQQQRNVTNDGGASTSKSISYRRGY, via the exons CACGAGTCCGAGCACACTGAAGGATGTTACAATGGAGCATTCAT ATGGTGTTGGATTTCCGTGTGTCAGCCTACAGGGTCACGGCACGACCTCGCCGCCGGTGCAGGGTCGCTCCGTGCGCGAATTCGAAGAGCAAATGGCATCGCTGCGCAAGGAGAATTTCAATTTGAAGCTGCGTTTATATTTTCTCGAAGAGAGTGTGCCCGGTTATCATCAAGCGAATGCCGAGGGTCATGAGTCGCTTATGAAGCAGCTGATCGAAACAAAg gttgaaattgaaattttacgtAAGGAACTGGAACAGAAACAGGAGTTACTGAAGGAAGCTGCGCAGGCCATGAATCACATGGAGGAGATACAGAAAGAAACTGAGATGAAGGGGCAGGCGTTTATTGAAGAACTCAAGCAGAAGATACAGTTTTTGGAg ATGGAACGCGATTTGGATAAGACTCAGCAAAGCGGTTTTATGAATGATTTGCTTGGACATTCAGAGATTTCGGAAAATGTCAATACTTTACAAAAA ATACGTGAGCTTGAGGGCATGGTCACACAGTCGGAGAGTAAAATTATGTCAATGCAAACACAGAACAACAAGTTTGAAGAGATTATTGCGAAGCGTGATGAGACAATCAAGGAATATGAGGAGAAAGTAAAGGAACTAGCTTTCCAAAATGCTGAACTCTTGGAGATGATGGAGAACAAGGAAAAGGATATGGCGAATATTGAG CTTAATTTGAAAAGTCTACGTCTGTGTAATGCCGATTTGAAGGAAGATAACAGTAGTTTAATTGAAGCATTGAAGTCCACACAAGATAACTTCCATAAAgagttttcaaatatgaaaGTATGCGAAAAGCGCATGCGCGAACAACAAGATGCATTAAGCCAAATGCAA CGCGAATTAAAGGAAAAGAAGATCGCGTTGGCCGATAAGCTGTGTGAGTTGGACGATACGCAACAGGAGTTGGTGAAGCTGCGCAAAAGCTATGACACCGCCTGTCGTACGCTGCAACAGTTGCTGCAACGCGAGAAGAATCAGCAACAAGATGGCGGCAATCGTGCATTGAGCGACTCAGAGGCTTTGCAAAATCACTTGCAGAAATGCGATCATGAAAATACGATCAAGAATCTTGAAGCCGAAGTCAAGAAGAAGACTGCTGCCTTGCAG AATCTAGTCAACAATGAACTTTGGCAAAAGAATCGCGAAATCGAACGCCTCACAAAACTCCTCAACGCCAATACGACATCACCACTCTCACCAACCGCCGCCCGCAAGAATCTTGAGTCCCTACAATTGCAGCAATCATTCACAGAAAGTGACTACGCCAAAGCGCTGGAGCATAACAAACTACTGCAACGTAAAGTGGATGTGCTAAATCAGCGTTTGATCAGTGGACGTAGCAATGAAGCGCTGATCGAAGAATTGCGCTCGGAAGCGCGCACAGCACGTGCCGAAGCCGACAATGCAGAAACGTGTCGACGCGCCTATGCCAAAGTCTTTGGTGCGCTATCGGATCGTCTCTACGAGTTGGCCGGTTTCCTCAATTCGCTTATGAAGCACAAGGAGGTGTTGAGCTTCCTGTCAACGGATCGCCGACGTGCCATGCGCACAGCTGTTGACTGCAGTCTCGATTTGTCGACGAGCATACGTGAGACACTGACGACGGGCGATCAAAGCTTTGAAGGTTTAAGCAATTTATCGCGCCTGCTTTTGGACGACGATGAACATGAAGTTGTTGGACTCACCAATAAGACATTCAATTCACACGAAAACATGCCTGCGCGTCACTCCTTTGATGTTCTGCGCTCGGAGAACAAGGCATTGCGTAAGATATTGGATAGTCGTCGCAGTTGTGGTGGCACTGCAGACTATACGAAGGATGTCAAAGATCGACGCTCATTGCCACCATTCTTGTTGGATAATCTAAGCGAATCGGAGGCGTGGTCCGAGCCAGATCGGCAAGTGTCGATGGCGCGCATTGGACTGGAGGAGCACGGCGCGGCAGCTGCAAATGTCTCAGCGAAGGATGCGATCAGCAAGCAAACACCAGCAACGGCCGACACCGACAGCGAGAGCGAAAGTGATGCGCTGCAACAGAGCCGCACAACAAAACTGCGCAATCAGGAGCGTATTATGCAGCTGGAGAAGTTGATTGCACAGCGTGATGAGCGCATATTGATGGTGCAGTTTCAACTGGTCGAGGCGGACAACAATCTGAAGAAGGAATCTCTGCGTGCCATAACGCTGACGCAAGAAGTCGAGCAGTTGCGTCAACGCAATGAAGAATTAATAACCGATCTGATTGCGATCGGTAGTGAGCAGTCCAACAATAGCACCGCCGCCAACAACAGCTCGCTAATACAGCGGCAGATTGATGAAAAAACGCGCGCCGTCGAACAATTGCAAGGGGAGCGTGATCGCATTGCGGTGGAGGCGCGACTCGCCGAAATGCAAGTGGGCGCGCTAAAGGCCGACATTGAAGACATCAAGCAGAAGTATGAAATACAATTGAAGTTGGCCAGCGAAAAACAGCGTAAGCGCTTGGATACACTAAAGCATGAATTGGAGGAGCTGATGCAACAACGCCTGAAGGAACAAGAGCGCATACACAAAGACATGTTGACGCGTGAATGGACTATGCGCACCACTTACGAAGAATGCAAAGCGCAACTAACCGAATTGCAGACACAATACATTGAGTCACAACGCACTATCGACTATCTGACGGACAACGAGCAAGAGCTCAAACAAACGCTGATCACCAGCGAAATGGAAGTGCGCAGCCTCAAAAAGCAATTGGATGAAAGCGTACTGCAAGCATCCAAATTTATTACCGAACGTACAAAACTGTGCAATGagaagttgcaattggagaaacGTTTAATGGACTTGCAACAACAGCTGAGCGCTGCTGAAATACAACACACGACCACAACACAGCGTGTCACAGAACTGGAAGCACTGCAGCAAACATTAAGCGAACAATTGGCGCAAGCACAAGCAGCCTTGGCAGCTAAACGTTTGAATGCCAGCGATGCATCACAGTCGGGCTATGCCTCGGACGAAGTGCAGAAGTCGAGCACGAAACGTGAAAGCAATTCGTCGCCCGATTTGGGTATACACAGCGATACGGGACGTGTGTCGAGTGTGGAATTGTCCAATTTGCAGCACTCGCTGCTAAAGACTGTGCCCATGCCGAGCGCTGGTGAGAAGGTCACGAAGGAAG ATATCAAATACAGCAAACAGGATAAGAGCAACATGAACGCATTCGCGAGCAAACGCCCACAACACAGTTCATCCTCTGATCTGGGTATTGAGAGCGATACGGGACGCATCTCCAGCATGGATATCAAAAATG AATCCCCAACCCGCACAGAGACGGATGACAGCAACACAGAGAATAAGATGAGTGTGGCCAATGTAAATATGAGTGCCACCACCGCCAACGCAGGCACCCACCCCATACACGATTGCATTAAGGTAGAACAAGAAAATGCCGAATTGCGACGCAAACTCGTACAAACGAAGCGCGCATTCGAAGAGACATATAAGAAATTGCACATAGCAAATCAGCGTAAAGAAACCTTCCAGAAAGAGATTAAAGATCAAATActaaaaacgaaaaatgtaCTAAAATATGCGCGCCTACATATGGCTAAAGTGCAGCAACCTAATGCACCGCATCATCATCAAACAGATGCACATGAGCAagaaacacaacaacagcaaaaacaacatcatcatcatcagcaacaacaacagcaacgtaaTGTAACAAATGATGGTGGCGCCAGCACGTCAAAATCAA ttAGCTATCGCAGAGGATATTGA